From one Lasioglossum baleicum chromosome 11, iyLasBale1, whole genome shotgun sequence genomic stretch:
- the Ort gene encoding glycine receptor ora transientless isoform X2: MSMDEAHGAGMVSAILSSGVLLLLLMGRTADAQRSLEFYDLLPEDPKLYDKMRPPKKDGQATVVYFHVTVMGLDSIDETSMTYAADIFFAQTWKDNRLRLPENMTSEYRLLEVDWLKNMWRPDSFFKNAKSVTFQTMTIPNHYLWLYKDKTILYMVKLTLKLSCAMNFLIYPHDTQECKLQMESLSHTTDEMIFQWDPDVPLVVDENIELPQLQLVKNYTADCTQVYSTGNFTCLEVIFVLKRRLGYYLFHTYVPTCLIVIMSWVSFWIKPEAAPARVTLGVTSLLTLSTQHAKSQASLPPVSYLKAVDAFMSVCTIFVFMALMEYCLVNIVLGDSDAPAAKPPPPPPPPTCGGPDTAKLDKIFDIATKNSSAGPAPPIPGPLPGPARGVPPGPAKGPPGPPPGPTPAQKARMRALNIDRVSRVFFPFLFALLNVTYWIMFAEYI; this comes from the exons GAGGCGCATGGGGCCGGCATGGTCTCCGCAATCTTATCCTCGGGTGTTCTCCTTCTGCTTCTTATGGGACGTACGGCGGACGCTCA GAGGAGCTTGGAGTTCTATGATCTCCTGCCAGAAGACCCTAAGCTCTACGACAAAATGCGGCCGCCGAAGAAAGATGGACAGGCAACCGTCGTCTACTTTCATGTTACCGTAATGGGTCTCGATTCTATTGACGAGACTTCAATG ACTTATGCAGCCGATATATTTTTCGCTCAAACCTGGAAGGACAACAGATTGCGATTGCCAGAAAACATGACGTCTGAATATAG ATTACTAGAAGTGGACTGGTTGAAGAACATGTGGCGGCCTGACTCGTTCTTCAAGAACGCTAAATCCGTGACCTTCCAGACGATGACCATTCCTAATCACTACTTGTGGCTGTACAAAGACAAGACTATTTTATACATGGTCAA ACTAACACTGAAACTGTCCTGCGCCATGAACTTCCTGATCTATCCCCACGACACGCAGGAGTGCAAGCTGCAGATGGAAAGCT TGTCGCACACGACGGACGAGATGATCTTCCAGTGGGATCCTGATGTGCCACTCGTCGTCGATGAGAACATCGAGCTGCCGCAGCTGCAACTGGTTAAGAATTACACGGCCGACTGCACGCAGGTCTATTCGACTG gtaatttcaccTGCCTCGAGGTCATCTTTGTTCTCAAACGTAGGCTTGGCTATTACTTGTTTCACACCTACGTTCCTACTTGCTTGATCGTCATCATGTCG TGGGTCTCCTTTTGGATAAAACCAGAAGCAGCACCAGCAAGAGTGACGCTAGGTGTCACTTCATTGCTAACCCTTTCGACACAACACGCGAAAAGTCAAGCGTCCCTGCCTCCAGTGTCATACTTGAAGGCAGTGGACGCGTTTATGTCTGTCTGCACGATATTCGTGTTCATGGCATTGATGGAGTATTGTCTGGTGAACATCGTTCTTGGAGATTCAGATGCTCCAGCTGCGAAACCACCGCCTCCACCTCCACCTCCTACTTGCGGTGGTCCGGATACTGCGAAATTGGATAAAATATTCGATATCGCCACCAAG AATTCGTCAGCAGGTCCAGCACCTCCGATCCCAGGTCCTTTACCAGGTCCAGCACGAGGTGTTCCACCTGGCCCAGCAAAAGGTCCTCCAGGCCCTCCACCGGGCCCTACACCCGCGCAAAAGGCTCGAATGCGAGCGTTGAACATCGATCGAGTTTCACGGGTCTTCTTCCCATTCCTATTCGCTTTGCTAAACGTGACCTACTGGATAATGTTTGCCGAGTACATTTAA
- the Ort gene encoding glycine receptor ora transientless isoform X1: MSMDEAHGAGMVSAILSSGVLLLLLMGRTADAQRSLEFYDLLPEDPKLYDKMRPPKKDGQATVVYFHVTVMGLDSIDETSMTYAADIFFAQTWKDNRLRLPENMTSEYRLLEVDWLKNMWRPDSFFKNAKSVTFQTMTIPNHYLWLYKDKTILYMVKLTLKLSCAMNFLIYPHDTQECKLQMESLSHTTDEMIFQWDPDVPLVVDENIELPQLQLVKNYTADCTQVYSTGNFTCLEVIFVLKRRLGYYLFHTYVPTCLIVIMSWVSFWIKPEAAPARVTLGVTSLLTLSTQHAKSQASLPPVSYLKAVDAFMSVCTIFVFMALMEYCLVNIVLGDSDAPAAKPPPPPPPPTCGGPDTAKLDKIFDIATKENTILLTGRSQNSSAGPAPPIPGPLPGPARGVPPGPAKGPPGPPPGPTPAQKARMRALNIDRVSRVFFPFLFALLNVTYWIMFAEYI; encoded by the exons GAGGCGCATGGGGCCGGCATGGTCTCCGCAATCTTATCCTCGGGTGTTCTCCTTCTGCTTCTTATGGGACGTACGGCGGACGCTCA GAGGAGCTTGGAGTTCTATGATCTCCTGCCAGAAGACCCTAAGCTCTACGACAAAATGCGGCCGCCGAAGAAAGATGGACAGGCAACCGTCGTCTACTTTCATGTTACCGTAATGGGTCTCGATTCTATTGACGAGACTTCAATG ACTTATGCAGCCGATATATTTTTCGCTCAAACCTGGAAGGACAACAGATTGCGATTGCCAGAAAACATGACGTCTGAATATAG ATTACTAGAAGTGGACTGGTTGAAGAACATGTGGCGGCCTGACTCGTTCTTCAAGAACGCTAAATCCGTGACCTTCCAGACGATGACCATTCCTAATCACTACTTGTGGCTGTACAAAGACAAGACTATTTTATACATGGTCAA ACTAACACTGAAACTGTCCTGCGCCATGAACTTCCTGATCTATCCCCACGACACGCAGGAGTGCAAGCTGCAGATGGAAAGCT TGTCGCACACGACGGACGAGATGATCTTCCAGTGGGATCCTGATGTGCCACTCGTCGTCGATGAGAACATCGAGCTGCCGCAGCTGCAACTGGTTAAGAATTACACGGCCGACTGCACGCAGGTCTATTCGACTG gtaatttcaccTGCCTCGAGGTCATCTTTGTTCTCAAACGTAGGCTTGGCTATTACTTGTTTCACACCTACGTTCCTACTTGCTTGATCGTCATCATGTCG TGGGTCTCCTTTTGGATAAAACCAGAAGCAGCACCAGCAAGAGTGACGCTAGGTGTCACTTCATTGCTAACCCTTTCGACACAACACGCGAAAAGTCAAGCGTCCCTGCCTCCAGTGTCATACTTGAAGGCAGTGGACGCGTTTATGTCTGTCTGCACGATATTCGTGTTCATGGCATTGATGGAGTATTGTCTGGTGAACATCGTTCTTGGAGATTCAGATGCTCCAGCTGCGAAACCACCGCCTCCACCTCCACCTCCTACTTGCGGTGGTCCGGATACTGCGAAATTGGATAAAATATTCGATATCGCCACCAAG GAGAACACAATACTGTTGACCGGTCGATCGCAGAATTCGTCAGCAGGTCCAGCACCTCCGATCCCAGGTCCTTTACCAGGTCCAGCACGAGGTGTTCCACCTGGCCCAGCAAAAGGTCCTCCAGGCCCTCCACCGGGCCCTACACCCGCGCAAAAGGCTCGAATGCGAGCGTTGAACATCGATCGAGTTTCACGGGTCTTCTTCCCATTCCTATTCGCTTTGCTAAACGTGACCTACTGGATAATGTTTGCCGAGTACATTTAA